In one window of Rhizobium oryzihabitans DNA:
- a CDS encoding ABC transporter substrate-binding protein has translation MTHSLLNPTRRAFLAGTAALGGGAMLGIRPASAAVNWKKHAGTTLEVNLVKSPRSETLIKYLGEFEELTGIKVNAEATPEQQQRQKVVIELSSGKPSFDVVHLSYHVQKRQFEKGKWLADISGFLKDPSLTDPSLVEKDFAEAGMLFAKDSDGVLRSLPFSVDYWIVYWNKELFEAKGLKYPETFEELVTAAEKITDPSTNTYGFVARGLKNANTPVWTSLMLGYGAKPISADGKIDTESKEAVEAAALYQRLMTKAAPPGVSGFNWAEAQSAFLQGKIGMWFDGVGFAPPIENPEKSRVVGKVGYGVMPKGPATQAAGTFGDGLGVVEASSKKEAAYLFCQWAISHEMGARLLQAGAGVPFRQSILEDQKVREGVKMPAAWLDAVVGSGKVSQLALPVIIPVTEFRDIYGVGLTNMIGGADPAAELKKATEQFAPVLARSEG, from the coding sequence ATGACGCATTCATTGCTCAACCCCACGCGTCGCGCCTTTCTGGCAGGCACGGCGGCGCTTGGCGGCGGCGCGATGCTCGGCATTCGCCCGGCATCGGCGGCGGTCAACTGGAAAAAACACGCCGGCACCACGCTTGAGGTCAACCTCGTCAAAAGCCCGCGCAGCGAAACGCTGATCAAATATCTCGGCGAATTCGAAGAACTGACCGGCATCAAGGTCAATGCCGAGGCAACCCCGGAACAGCAGCAGCGCCAGAAGGTGGTGATCGAGCTTTCCTCCGGCAAGCCGAGCTTCGATGTGGTGCATCTGAGCTATCACGTCCAGAAGCGTCAGTTCGAAAAGGGCAAATGGCTTGCCGATATCAGCGGCTTCCTGAAGGACCCGTCGCTCACCGATCCGTCGCTGGTTGAAAAGGATTTTGCCGAGGCCGGCATGCTGTTTGCCAAGGATAGTGACGGCGTGCTGCGCTCGCTGCCCTTCTCGGTGGACTACTGGATCGTCTACTGGAACAAGGAACTCTTCGAAGCCAAGGGCCTGAAATACCCTGAAACCTTCGAGGAACTGGTGACCGCGGCGGAAAAGATCACCGATCCCTCCACCAACACCTATGGTTTCGTCGCCCGTGGCCTGAAGAATGCCAATACCCCCGTCTGGACCTCGCTGATGCTGGGTTACGGCGCAAAGCCGATCAGCGCAGATGGAAAGATCGATACCGAATCCAAGGAAGCGGTGGAAGCGGCAGCGCTTTACCAGCGCCTGATGACCAAGGCAGCCCCTCCCGGCGTCTCCGGCTTCAACTGGGCGGAAGCGCAGTCGGCCTTCCTGCAGGGCAAGATCGGCATGTGGTTCGATGGCGTCGGTTTTGCACCGCCGATCGAGAACCCGGAAAAATCCCGCGTCGTCGGCAAAGTCGGTTACGGCGTCATGCCGAAGGGCCCTGCAACGCAGGCCGCCGGCACCTTCGGCGATGGTCTCGGCGTTGTCGAAGCCAGCAGCAAGAAGGAAGCCGCTTACCTCTTCTGCCAATGGGCGATTTCGCATGAAATGGGCGCGCGTCTGTTGCAGGCCGGTGCCGGTGTTCCGTTCCGCCAATCCATCCTCGAAGACCAGAAGGTGCGCGAAGGCGTAAAGATGCCGGCCGCCTGGCTGGATGCGGTCGTCGGTTCCGGCAAGGTCTCGCAGCTTGCCCTGCCCGTCATCATTCCGGTGACGGAGTTCCGCGACATCTACGGCGTCGGCCTCACCAACATGATCGGCGGCGCGGATCCGGCGGCCGAACTCAAGAAGGCGACGGAACAGTTCGCACCCGTTCTGGCGCGTAGCGAGGGATAA
- a CDS encoding GntR family transcriptional regulator → MDDTGEQTLRERAYESFTHHLLSRDVRPGQFISQRRLVELTGLPLGAIREAIPRLEAEGLIKTVPQRGLQVAHIDINLIREAFQFRIFLEKEAVALFTRSASDETIAKLLKQHRDIAEAAENGGESPELDQHAQQVDWGMHDAFIDALGNSIISNAYRVNSIKMRLINQERFRIAGHVKSVMKEHLAILEAIERRSVEDAVERLTAHIRNARDRALAV, encoded by the coding sequence ATGGACGATACCGGCGAACAGACATTGCGGGAACGGGCGTATGAAAGCTTTACGCATCACCTTCTCTCGCGCGACGTTCGCCCGGGGCAATTCATCTCGCAACGCCGCCTCGTTGAATTGACGGGTCTGCCGCTGGGCGCGATCCGGGAGGCAATTCCACGGCTGGAGGCGGAAGGTCTGATCAAGACCGTGCCGCAGCGGGGATTGCAGGTTGCCCATATCGACATCAACCTCATCCGCGAGGCGTTCCAGTTCCGTATCTTTCTCGAAAAGGAGGCCGTGGCGCTCTTTACCCGTTCGGCCTCCGACGAAACCATCGCGAAGCTCCTGAAACAGCATCGCGATATTGCCGAAGCGGCTGAAAACGGTGGGGAATCACCGGAACTGGACCAGCATGCGCAGCAGGTGGACTGGGGCATGCACGATGCTTTCATCGATGCGCTCGGCAATTCGATCATCTCGAACGCCTATCGGGTCAATTCCATCAAGATGCGCCTCATCAATCAGGAGCGCTTCCGCATCGCCGGCCATGTGAAATCGGTGATGAAGGAACATCTCGCCATTCTAGAGGCCATCGAGCGGCGATCCGTCGAAGACGCCGTGGAGCGGCTGACCGCCCATATCCGCAACGCAAGGGACAGGGCGCTGGCGGTTTAG
- a CDS encoding dihydrodipicolinate synthase family protein: MTQKFGLSAALTTPFKADGTVDIDAMIAHARRCLENGCDSVTLFGTTGEGCSVGSRERQVILSRFIEAGIAPSRLVTGVLVDSIEDAAEQSAEALNAGARNILLAPPSYFKNVSDDGLFAWFSAVFEKIGKGARDILVYNIPSVTMVTLSVELVGRLKKAFPGIVTGVKDSSGNWSHTERLLKDHGDLAILIGDERDLAKGVRLGGQGAISGVANFLTQEVRAMAVDGKDDPRIVDLVVELLKFPVTPAVKVLVSHTTGENIWSDVRAPLVAISPEDRRQIEGAFDALFRKQAA; the protein is encoded by the coding sequence TTGACCCAGAAATTCGGCCTTTCGGCAGCCCTGACAACCCCTTTCAAAGCGGATGGAACGGTCGATATCGACGCCATGATCGCCCATGCCCGCCGCTGCCTTGAAAATGGCTGCGACAGCGTAACGCTCTTCGGTACCACGGGCGAAGGTTGCTCGGTCGGTAGCCGCGAACGGCAAGTCATTCTCTCCCGCTTCATCGAGGCAGGCATTGCACCCTCCCGTCTGGTCACCGGCGTTCTCGTGGATTCAATCGAGGATGCGGCCGAACAATCCGCCGAGGCCCTGAACGCAGGCGCTCGCAATATTCTTCTCGCCCCGCCCTCCTATTTCAAGAATGTCAGCGATGACGGGCTGTTTGCCTGGTTCTCGGCGGTTTTCGAAAAGATCGGCAAGGGCGCACGCGACATTCTCGTCTACAACATCCCTTCCGTGACCATGGTGACACTGTCGGTCGAACTGGTGGGTCGTCTCAAGAAGGCCTTCCCGGGAATCGTCACCGGTGTGAAGGATTCCTCCGGCAACTGGAGCCATACCGAGCGTCTGCTGAAGGACCACGGCGATCTCGCCATCCTGATCGGCGATGAGCGCGATCTCGCCAAGGGCGTTCGCCTCGGCGGTCAGGGCGCGATATCAGGCGTCGCCAATTTCCTGACGCAGGAAGTCCGTGCCATGGCCGTTGACGGCAAGGACGACCCACGCATCGTCGATCTTGTTGTGGAACTTCTGAAATTCCCGGTTACGCCCGCCGTCAAGGTGCTGGTATCACACACGACAGGGGAAAATATCTGGTCTGACGTGCGCGCGCCGCTCGTTGCTATTTCACCGGAGGACCGGCGGCAGATCGAAGGTGCATTTGATGCGCTGTTTCGCAAACAGGCCGCCTGA
- a CDS encoding biliverdin-producing heme oxygenase: protein MTIAEPSAPVAEIEQSRVKRLKAATRGAHGGLDAFIMAAKPFESRENFGKFVETQYLFHRDLDVFFANATLDGLLPDLKGRRRLAMIEQDLADLGHAIPETVAPRFTSETPFDLPEAMGWLYVVEGSNLGAAFLLKDAAKLGLTEEFGARHLAGAPEGRGLHWRTFTAALDEIALTVEEEERVVAGAEAAFRAVHAYAQQRLV, encoded by the coding sequence ATGACCATTGCGGAGCCGTCAGCGCCTGTAGCAGAGATCGAGCAGAGCCGCGTCAAGCGCCTGAAAGCGGCAACGCGCGGCGCACATGGCGGTCTCGATGCCTTCATCATGGCAGCGAAGCCGTTCGAGAGCCGGGAGAACTTCGGCAAATTCGTGGAAACGCAGTATCTTTTCCATCGCGATCTCGATGTCTTCTTCGCCAATGCGACGCTTGACGGCCTGCTTCCCGATCTCAAAGGCCGCCGCCGTCTGGCGATGATCGAGCAGGACCTTGCCGATCTCGGCCACGCAATTCCCGAAACCGTGGCACCACGCTTTACCAGCGAGACGCCGTTCGATCTGCCGGAGGCCATGGGCTGGCTTTACGTGGTCGAAGGCTCCAATCTCGGCGCGGCTTTCCTTCTGAAAGATGCAGCCAAGCTTGGCCTCACCGAAGAATTCGGCGCGCGCCATCTGGCCGGCGCTCCGGAAGGACGTGGCCTGCACTGGCGCACTTTCACCGCCGCGCTTGATGAAATTGCGCTGACGGTTGAAGAGGAAGAGCGGGTTGTCGCGGGCGCCGAGGCTGCCTTCCGGGCCGTGCATGCTTATGCGCAGCAGCGCCTCGTCTGA